A genomic region of Eucalyptus grandis isolate ANBG69807.140 chromosome 5, ASM1654582v1, whole genome shotgun sequence contains the following coding sequences:
- the LOC104445502 gene encoding universal stress protein PHOS32 translates to MSTPKKQHPSSPDAAVVIQPPSPRHPPPGTPTAGAQRKIGIAVDLSEESAYAVRWAVQNYLRPGDAVILVHVSPTDVLYGADWGSIDLSVGDDDGEAGEECQKRRLEDEYYAFTTAKANDLAQPLVDAQVPFKIHIVKDHDMKERLCLEVERLGLSAVVLGSRGFGAVARKNAKGRLGSVSDYCVHHCVCPVIVVRDKDKNGGGGSKMGSPASRGGRYGAGPAVPEEDLEYHDACDKQSEMDKAA, encoded by the coding sequence ATGAGCACCCCGAAGAAGCAGCACCCATCATCGCCGGACGCCGCCGTCGTGATCCAGCCGCCGTCCCCGCGCCACCCGCCGCCGGGGACGCCGACCGCCGGGGCCCAGCGCAAGATCGGGATCGCCGTCGACCTCAGCGAGGAGAGCGCCTACGCCGTCCGGTGGGCCGTCCAGAACTACCTCCGCCCCGGGGACGCCGTCATCCTCGTCCACGTCAGCCCCACCGACGTCCTCTACGGCGCCGACTGGGGCTCCATCGACCTCTCCGTCGGCGACGACGACGGGGAGGCGGGGGAGGAGTGCCAGAAGCGGAGGCTGGAGGACGAGTACTACGCGTTCACGACGGCCAAGGCCAACGATCTGGCGCAGCCCCTGGTGGACGCGCAGGTGCCCTTCAAGATCCACATAGTGAAGGACCACGACATGAAGGAGAGGCTGTGCCTGGAGGTGGAGCGGCTCGGCCTGAGCGCCGTCGTGCTGGGGAGCCGCGGGTTCGGCGCGGTGGCGCGGAAGAACGCCAAGGGGAGGCTCGGGAGCGTCAGCGATTACTGCGTGCATCACTGTGTTTGCCCTGTGATTGTTGTCAGGGACAAGGACAAGAATGGCGGTGGCGGCAGTAAGATGGGCAGCCCGGCATCTCGGGGCGGTCGCTACGGGGCGGGCCCGGCGGTGCCCGAGG